The Citrifermentans bemidjiense Bem genome window below encodes:
- a CDS encoding DMT family transporter, translating to METGSETAAPTAAESSAGGVRAGALLVLAAGVLWGTSGTSQALAPAGVSPWSLGALRLLVGGAALMLLAFMRGGLGTGRWPFRATFLAGAFVASYQLSFFTAVSRTGVAVGTLVAIGSSPVLAGVLGLVFRKERPGRAWGVATLLAIAGCGLLVGGGGAIAVDVVGIMLALGAGLSYACYTMSIKVLLPGRSSEAVMAVVFSLGALLLSPLLFVSNLKWLAQPSGMAVVVYLGVVVTALSYWLFARGLRSVPVASAVTLSLAEPLVAALLGILFLGERLTPLALCGIPLLFAGLAVLAASMSGKGR from the coding sequence ATGGAAACAGGATCAGAAACAGCGGCGCCGACTGCGGCCGAGTCGTCGGCCGGTGGCGTTCGTGCCGGTGCGCTGCTGGTTTTAGCTGCAGGTGTACTCTGGGGGACCTCAGGTACCTCGCAGGCGTTGGCGCCCGCAGGGGTGAGCCCGTGGAGCCTGGGGGCGCTGCGCCTTCTTGTCGGCGGCGCCGCCTTGATGCTGCTGGCTTTCATGCGTGGGGGACTCGGTACCGGCCGCTGGCCTTTTCGCGCCACCTTCCTTGCCGGCGCCTTCGTCGCCTCTTACCAGTTGAGCTTCTTCACTGCGGTGAGCAGGACCGGTGTCGCGGTCGGCACCCTGGTGGCGATCGGAAGTTCCCCTGTCCTCGCCGGAGTGCTGGGACTGGTCTTCAGGAAAGAGAGGCCGGGCAGGGCCTGGGGGGTGGCGACCCTTTTAGCCATCGCGGGTTGCGGCCTGCTGGTGGGGGGAGGTGGGGCGATCGCCGTCGACGTAGTGGGGATAATGCTCGCATTGGGGGCGGGCCTGTCCTATGCCTGCTACACCATGTCGATCAAGGTGCTGCTTCCGGGGCGGAGCTCCGAGGCAGTCATGGCGGTGGTCTTTTCCCTAGGGGCGCTTTTGCTGTCACCGCTGCTCTTCGTATCCAACCTTAAATGGCTGGCACAGCCAAGCGGCATGGCGGTGGTGGTTTATCTCGGCGTCGTGGTCACTGCGCTCTCCTACTGGCTCTTCGCCAGGGGGCTGCGCAGCGTGCCGGTGGCGTCAGCTGTGACCCTTTCGCTGGCGGAGCCGCTGGTAGCGGCGCTTCTGGGCATCCTGTTCCTCGGTGAACGGCTCACCCCGCTGGCGCTTTGCGGCATCCCCCTTCTTTTCGCCGGCCTCGCGGTCCTT
- a CDS encoding peptide chain release factor 3: protein MRYNEQEIQRRRTFAIISHPDAGKTTITEKLLLFGGAIQQAGEVRARKSARHATSDWMEMEKQRGISVTSSVMKFTYRDFEINLLDTPGHNDFSEDTYRTLTAVDSVLMVIDSVKGVESQTKKLLEVCRLRHTPIMTFINKLDREGREPLDLLDDIESTLNIQCAPMTWPIGMGKRFRGTYHLYTKEITFYDPEADRGVGQVVTVKGLDDPLLDELLGSQVEELRNDVELLEGAAHPFDAEAYLAGKQTPVFFGSAINTFGVQQLLDSFVDNAPSPLPREATSRTVSPYEEPFTGFTFKIQANMDPAHRDRIAFFRICSGKFVRGMKVKHLRLGREVQISNATIFMAQDRTNVDEAYAGDIIGIHNHGTIKIGDTFTQGEELKYTGIPNFAPEHFRKVRILNPLKSKSLEKGLVQLAEEGTTQVFRPLMGADWIVGAVGMLQFDVVMHRLEHEYGVKAVYEPVSYVTARWVTGERKKLDDFQKKEALSLYQDGEGNLAYLAGSQWRLDNTMENWKDLTFHATREHS, encoded by the coding sequence ATGCGGTACAACGAGCAAGAGATACAAAGGCGTCGCACCTTCGCTATCATCAGCCACCCTGACGCCGGTAAAACCACCATAACGGAGAAATTGCTCCTTTTTGGCGGGGCGATTCAGCAGGCGGGCGAGGTGCGGGCAAGGAAATCGGCGCGCCATGCCACCAGTGACTGGATGGAGATGGAGAAGCAGCGCGGCATTTCTGTAACCTCCTCAGTAATGAAATTCACCTACCGCGATTTCGAGATCAACCTGCTGGATACCCCGGGCCACAACGACTTTTCCGAAGACACTTACCGGACCCTTACCGCCGTAGACTCTGTGCTCATGGTGATAGATTCCGTGAAGGGGGTGGAAAGCCAGACCAAAAAACTCCTCGAAGTCTGCCGGCTGCGCCACACCCCCATCATGACCTTCATCAACAAGCTGGACCGCGAGGGGCGCGAGCCGCTGGACCTTCTGGACGACATCGAAAGCACGCTCAACATCCAGTGCGCGCCGATGACCTGGCCCATAGGGATGGGGAAACGCTTCCGCGGCACCTACCATTTATATACTAAGGAAATTACCTTCTACGATCCAGAGGCCGATCGCGGCGTGGGGCAGGTGGTCACTGTAAAGGGACTTGACGACCCGCTGCTCGACGAACTCTTGGGAAGCCAGGTCGAGGAGCTGCGTAACGACGTGGAACTGCTCGAGGGCGCTGCGCACCCCTTCGACGCCGAGGCCTACCTGGCCGGCAAGCAGACCCCGGTTTTCTTCGGCTCTGCCATCAACACCTTCGGGGTGCAGCAGCTGCTCGACTCCTTCGTGGATAACGCCCCCTCGCCGTTGCCGCGCGAAGCCACCTCTCGCACCGTCTCCCCCTACGAGGAGCCGTTCACTGGGTTCACCTTCAAGATCCAGGCGAACATGGACCCGGCGCACCGCGACCGCATCGCCTTCTTCAGGATCTGCTCCGGCAAGTTCGTGCGTGGCATGAAGGTGAAGCATTTAAGGCTCGGGCGCGAGGTGCAGATCTCCAACGCGACCATCTTCATGGCGCAGGACCGCACCAACGTCGACGAGGCCTACGCCGGCGACATCATAGGTATCCACAACCACGGCACCATAAAGATAGGCGACACCTTCACCCAGGGGGAGGAGCTTAAGTACACCGGCATCCCGAATTTCGCCCCCGAGCACTTCAGGAAGGTGCGCATCCTCAACCCGCTCAAGTCGAAGTCGCTGGAAAAAGGGCTGGTGCAACTGGCGGAGGAGGGAACAACCCAGGTGTTCCGGCCTCTCATGGGTGCGGACTGGATTGTCGGCGCGGTAGGGATGCTGCAGTTCGATGTCGTCATGCACCGGCTGGAGCACGAGTACGGCGTCAAGGCCGTCTATGAGCCGGTATCCTACGTCACCGCGCGCTGGGTCACCGGCGAGAGGAAGAAGCTCGACGATTTCCAGAAAAAAGAGGCGCTGAGCCTCTACCAGGACGGCGAAGGGAACCTCGCTTACCTGGCGGGAAGCCAGTGGCGTCTCGACAACACCATGGAGAACTGGAAGGATCTCACCTTCCACGCCACCCGCGAGCATAGCTAA
- a CDS encoding PilZ domain-containing protein has product MNDIYQRLKIAGAAQDCADIIATLAAIEKGTLKNDLRLLNFYREVPVSYGAEVLNVEKDYAELQVHQVQAVVISQDKLTVLKSSHFPKDVVAAVTYVNVEKSRVVLSKFSYGVVRADRRMSVRVEMGGAVKVTFAGQEEKVDGTLHDMSLTGMSIKVPHDPMFPVSEKGELTIALPGGTIKVPASLLKVIYNDDGCRLVFEIEPSRPAEVSISQYIFQRQVEIIKELKEHPAIGG; this is encoded by the coding sequence ATGAACGACATATACCAGAGGTTGAAAATTGCTGGGGCGGCGCAGGACTGCGCCGATATCATCGCCACCCTTGCGGCCATAGAGAAAGGAACGCTTAAAAACGACTTGAGGCTGCTCAACTTCTACCGCGAGGTCCCGGTCAGCTACGGCGCCGAGGTACTGAACGTAGAAAAGGATTACGCGGAACTGCAGGTGCACCAGGTGCAGGCCGTCGTGATCTCCCAAGACAAGCTGACCGTACTCAAAAGCAGCCATTTTCCCAAGGACGTTGTGGCTGCAGTTACCTACGTCAACGTGGAGAAGTCCCGGGTGGTGCTCTCCAAATTCAGCTACGGCGTGGTCCGGGCCGACCGCAGGATGTCGGTACGGGTCGAGATGGGAGGTGCGGTCAAGGTTACCTTCGCCGGGCAAGAAGAGAAAGTTGACGGAACCCTCCATGACATGTCTTTGACGGGGATGTCAATTAAAGTACCGCACGACCCCATGTTCCCCGTGAGCGAGAAGGGTGAACTGACCATCGCTCTCCCCGGCGGAACCATCAAGGTTCCCGCCTCTCTGTTGAAGGTGATCTACAACGACGATGGTTGCCGACTCGTCTTCGAGATCGAGCCTTCACGTCCCGCCGAAGTTAGCATCTCGCAGTACATCTTTCAGCGCCAGGTCGAGATCATCAAGGAACTGAAGGAACATCCGGCCATAGGCGGGTAA
- a CDS encoding TatD family hydrolase, with protein sequence MLFDSHCHLDDPRLLPHLERLLPEAEAAGVTAFLVPGVAPQGWHRIRTLSAAYPQIYPAYGVHPMHAELLTPQAVSDLFQLATGASAIGEIGLDYLLPSPSRQVQQQAFRVQLRLAAEARLPVLLHCRKAFEDLLAIIREEGICGGVMHAFSGSLDSARSCLRLGLHISLAGSVTYANARRPLEVAAGIPLERLLLETDAPDLAPEPHRGSVNRPSYLLETATRVARIKGLSLEELGRATTGNATRLFRLQGNTSQLNL encoded by the coding sequence GTGCTTTTCGACAGCCACTGCCACCTGGACGACCCGCGGCTCCTCCCCCACCTGGAGAGGCTCCTCCCGGAGGCAGAGGCGGCAGGGGTCACCGCTTTCCTCGTCCCAGGTGTCGCGCCTCAGGGATGGCACCGGATCAGGACATTATCCGCAGCATATCCCCAAATCTACCCCGCCTACGGCGTGCACCCCATGCACGCAGAACTACTCACCCCTCAGGCAGTGTCGGATTTATTCCAGCTTGCCACCGGCGCCAGCGCCATCGGCGAAATAGGCCTCGACTACCTCCTCCCCTCCCCCTCGCGGCAGGTCCAGCAGCAGGCCTTCAGGGTGCAGTTGCGCCTTGCCGCTGAAGCCCGGCTGCCGGTACTGCTTCATTGCCGCAAGGCGTTCGAGGACCTTTTGGCAATCATCAGGGAAGAGGGCATTTGCGGCGGCGTCATGCACGCCTTCTCCGGTAGCCTCGATAGCGCCCGCAGTTGCCTGCGCCTCGGCCTGCACATATCCCTCGCCGGGAGCGTCACCTACGCCAACGCTCGACGGCCGTTGGAGGTTGCCGCAGGGATTCCGCTGGAGCGCCTGCTTTTGGAGACTGACGCCCCCGACCTGGCTCCGGAGCCCCACAGAGGAAGTGTCAACCGTCCCTCCTATCTCCTGGAAACGGCTACCAGAGTGGCGCGCATCAAGGGTTTATCCCTCGAGGAGCTGGGTCGCGCCACCACCGGGAACGCAACCCGCCTCTTCCGGCTCCAAGGAAACACCTCCCAGCTAAACCTTTGA
- a CDS encoding ferritin-like domain-containing protein produces the protein MFKEYTLQEALKLAIKTEKGSMDFYRKAASISKDEGSKKVFTLLAGEEAGHLKAFFDHYKGGDLGDLDSFMASPPDKQSATHQALEQSIAEGTGEQKALEIALKEEKSCVDFYTILVKDIVDPLVRRVFETVIRETQGHHDMIEDEYMRVMTMVHSSDQNIYVRE, from the coding sequence ATGTTCAAGGAGTACACACTGCAGGAGGCGCTGAAGCTCGCTATCAAAACAGAAAAGGGGAGCATGGATTTCTACCGGAAGGCGGCTTCCATTTCAAAGGACGAGGGGTCCAAAAAGGTGTTCACCCTGCTGGCCGGCGAAGAGGCAGGACATCTGAAGGCATTCTTCGACCATTACAAGGGGGGGGACCTAGGCGACCTGGACAGCTTTATGGCCTCGCCCCCGGACAAGCAATCCGCCACGCACCAGGCGCTGGAGCAATCCATCGCCGAGGGAACCGGAGAGCAGAAGGCGCTGGAGATTGCGCTCAAGGAGGAGAAATCCTGCGTCGACTTCTACACCATCCTGGTCAAAGACATCGTCGACCCCTTGGTGCGCCGGGTCTTCGAGACGGTGATCCGCGAGACCCAGGGACACCACGACATGATCGAGGACGAGTACATGCGGGTCATGACCATGGTGCACAGCTCTGATCAGAACATTTACGTGAGGGAGTAA
- a CDS encoding lytic transglycosylase domain-containing protein, which produces MSINPVATAPGVAAARKVGAASETNTTRFEEYLAQKGSEGEVPPEAAAELLRLKMLSSALAIGADPDQAAAPRQLDVQGVLSRFMEQIPKGQTGTQIQAPGSADGHGPEAAFQAQQAHFEAGKLPEAGSSAGDGSLDAIIDKASQRYGIDSGLIRAVIKAESNFNPNAVSSAGAQGLMQLMPATARGLGVSDSFDPEQNVMAGTRFLKDMLRRYKGNLDEALAAYNWGPGNVDRHGVDMLPRETRQYLAKVKGYFTQYVA; this is translated from the coding sequence ATGTCGATAAATCCGGTAGCCACAGCGCCCGGCGTTGCCGCGGCCAGGAAGGTAGGGGCCGCGTCTGAAACCAACACTACTCGTTTCGAGGAGTACCTGGCGCAGAAGGGGAGCGAAGGCGAGGTCCCGCCCGAGGCGGCGGCCGAGCTTTTGCGCCTGAAGATGCTCAGCTCGGCGCTCGCCATCGGCGCGGATCCCGACCAGGCCGCCGCCCCGAGGCAGCTCGATGTGCAGGGGGTGTTGAGCCGCTTCATGGAGCAGATTCCCAAGGGACAGACCGGCACCCAGATTCAAGCGCCCGGGTCGGCAGACGGGCATGGTCCCGAGGCGGCGTTCCAGGCGCAGCAGGCTCATTTCGAGGCGGGCAAACTCCCGGAAGCAGGAAGCAGTGCCGGCGACGGCAGCTTGGACGCCATCATCGACAAGGCATCACAGCGCTACGGAATCGACAGCGGCCTCATCCGGGCCGTGATCAAGGCTGAGAGCAATTTCAACCCGAACGCGGTCTCCTCCGCTGGTGCCCAAGGGCTGATGCAGTTGATGCCGGCCACTGCCAGGGGGCTCGGCGTGAGCGACTCTTTTGACCCGGAACAAAACGTCATGGCAGGGACCAGGTTCCTGAAGGACATGTTGCGGCGCTATAAAGGGAATCTGGACGAGGCCTTGGCGGCGTACAACTGGGGCCCGGGGAACGTCGACCGCCACGGCGTCGACATGCTTCCCAGGGAAACCAGGCAGTACCTGGCGAAGGTGAAAGGTTACTTTACCCAGTACGTCGCCTAG
- a CDS encoding sigma-54-dependent transcriptional regulator, translated as METPKILIADDDKKTRDFVAAFLSYKGYQVYQAFDGQDALQKIELHEVQMVITDIMMPRVNGLEFIKQLKSIRPDIVTIAYSAFANFEMTANLLKAGAFFYLEKPFNLEELETHVKRGLEHQALQSKSFRSKPCIKNRALLNNIIGESEKMLSLFEMIEKVATSDSTVLIQGESGTGKELVARAIHDLSNRSDKNFVALNCAAIPDELLESELFGHVKGSFTGAVASRIGRFEMADKGTLFLDEIGDMKANLQVKLLRVLQSRELEPVGSTRSKKVDVRIIAATNQNLDHMVASKEFREDLYYRLSVIPIMLPPLRERGSDVPLLLNSFLEKFNRSKQRKVQGFDKQVMEILSNYDWPGNVRELENLVERLVIIKTTGVISIHDLPEKYRGSRTTTVLHGEPMTLPDDGFCLNSAVEEFENRLILQALEKSGGNKKEAAELLNLKRTTLIEKLKKKKLVYGEGSATP; from the coding sequence ATGGAAACGCCGAAAATACTGATCGCAGACGACGACAAGAAGACCCGCGACTTCGTAGCCGCCTTCCTGAGCTACAAGGGGTACCAGGTCTACCAAGCCTTCGATGGGCAGGACGCCCTGCAAAAGATCGAACTCCACGAAGTCCAGATGGTGATAACCGACATCATGATGCCTCGGGTCAACGGACTGGAGTTCATCAAGCAACTAAAGTCGATACGCCCGGACATAGTCACCATAGCCTACAGCGCCTTTGCCAACTTCGAGATGACCGCCAATCTCCTGAAGGCAGGGGCTTTTTTCTATCTGGAAAAGCCGTTCAACCTGGAGGAGCTGGAGACCCACGTGAAGAGGGGTCTCGAGCACCAGGCTCTGCAGAGCAAGAGTTTTCGGTCCAAACCGTGCATAAAGAACAGGGCCCTCTTGAACAACATCATCGGGGAGAGCGAAAAGATGCTCTCGCTCTTCGAGATGATAGAGAAGGTCGCCACTTCCGATTCCACCGTCCTGATCCAGGGGGAGTCCGGTACAGGGAAGGAGCTGGTGGCCCGGGCCATACACGACCTATCCAACCGTTCGGACAAGAACTTCGTGGCGCTCAACTGTGCGGCCATTCCCGATGAGCTTTTGGAGAGCGAGCTTTTCGGCCACGTGAAGGGCTCCTTCACCGGCGCCGTCGCCTCGCGCATCGGCCGCTTCGAGATGGCGGACAAGGGGACGCTGTTCCTGGACGAGATCGGCGACATGAAGGCGAACCTGCAGGTGAAGCTTTTGCGCGTGCTGCAAAGCCGCGAGCTTGAGCCGGTAGGATCGACCCGTTCCAAGAAGGTCGACGTCAGGATCATCGCTGCCACCAACCAGAATCTGGACCACATGGTGGCGTCTAAGGAGTTCAGGGAGGACCTGTACTACCGCCTCTCCGTGATTCCGATCATGCTCCCCCCTTTGCGGGAGCGGGGTTCCGACGTGCCGCTGCTTCTGAACAGCTTCCTGGAGAAGTTCAACCGGAGCAAGCAGCGCAAGGTTCAAGGTTTTGACAAGCAGGTAATGGAGATACTCAGCAACTACGACTGGCCCGGTAACGTGCGGGAGCTGGAGAACCTGGTCGAGCGGCTGGTGATCATCAAAACGACCGGCGTCATCAGCATCCACGACCTTCCGGAGAAGTACCGCGGCAGCCGGACCACGACGGTGCTGCATGGCGAGCCGATGACGCTACCCGACGACGGTTTCTGCCTCAACAGCGCCGTCGAGGAATTCGAGAACCGTCTGATCCTCCAGGCGTTGGAGAAAAGCGGCGGCAACAAGAAGGAAGCGGCCGAGCTCCTCAACCTGAAGCGGACCACGCTGATAGAGAAGTTGAAGAAAAAGAAACTCGTCTACGGGGAGGGATCGGCCACCCCGTAA
- a CDS encoding chemotaxis protein CheW, with the protein METALTKVKSEEYGGELIQLVSFNLEKEEYGINVLMVREIIRMLNITRVPNTPHYVEGVINLRGKVIPIINLRKKFDLVDSEYDKRTRIMVMEVVGELMGFIVDEVSEVIRISEKEIQPPPPAVSSGIEQECMAGVINQADRLLVLLDLERMFSADERRLFSNVG; encoded by the coding sequence ATGGAGACCGCACTCACGAAGGTTAAAAGCGAGGAATATGGGGGTGAGCTGATCCAGTTGGTGAGCTTCAACCTCGAAAAAGAGGAGTACGGCATCAACGTCCTGATGGTGCGGGAGATCATACGCATGCTTAACATCACCCGCGTCCCCAACACCCCGCACTACGTGGAAGGGGTGATCAACCTGCGCGGCAAGGTGATCCCTATCATCAACCTGCGCAAGAAGTTCGATCTGGTGGACTCGGAATACGACAAAAGAACCCGGATCATGGTCATGGAGGTAGTCGGCGAGCTGATGGGATTCATCGTCGACGAGGTCTCCGAGGTGATCCGTATCTCCGAAAAGGAGATCCAGCCCCCGCCCCCGGCGGTTTCCAGCGGCATCGAGCAGGAATGCATGGCCGGGGTCATCAACCAGGCCGACCGGCTACTCGTTCTGCTCGACTTGGAGCGGATGTTCTCCGCCGACGAGCGCAGGCTGTTCAGCAACGTAGGTTAA
- a CDS encoding chemotaxis protein CheA encodes MAIDCEDQELLEGFLAETTELLEKLDDDLITLEKSPDDAELMNRIFRSIHTVKGASSFLGFDMLVKVTHKTEDVLNRLRKGELFLNPEIMDVILEAVDLVKTLVADIKGGDIVERDLEGTISKLIPFLSENATEATVLAPTSAPKEEKVATPPPPESAADAEAKAAGEKESAPADTGAPTTAAAAPVAQPKPQPVKEPQKPAPKGEELADNSTVRVDVKRLDDLMNQVGELVLERNRMIQLHSDYQTGLDPTGFGDDFGKLSKRLNFVTSELQMQVLKMRMLPVEKVFKKFPRIVRNLARDLGKEVDLVIIGEETELDRSVVDEIGDPLIHLIRNALDHGLETPDQRLSAGKDRTGTVVLSAAHEGNQIVISIKDDGRGIDPERISKKALEKGLVTEEQLASMGNREILDLLFLPGFSTKEQTTDLSGRGVGMDVVRTNIRKLNGIIEIKNDVGHGTEFILKLPLTLAIIQSLLVEVEKEVYSIPLASVIETMRVSKSEFHMIGGQEVLKLRDSVLPLLRLQQTFSCQEVYTDRDTCYVVIVGVAEKRIGLIVTRLLGQQEVAIKSLGKFLANLPGIGGSTIMGDGRVALIVDPIGLIGGGAA; translated from the coding sequence ATGGCTATAGACTGCGAAGATCAGGAGCTACTCGAAGGTTTCCTTGCGGAAACCACGGAACTCCTCGAAAAACTTGACGACGACCTGATCACCTTGGAGAAGAGCCCGGACGACGCCGAACTGATGAATCGGATCTTCCGCTCCATCCACACGGTCAAAGGGGCCTCCAGCTTCCTCGGGTTCGACATGCTGGTCAAAGTGACTCACAAGACCGAGGATGTGCTGAACCGCCTGAGAAAGGGGGAGCTCTTCCTCAACCCAGAGATCATGGACGTGATCCTGGAGGCGGTCGACCTGGTGAAGACACTGGTGGCCGACATCAAGGGAGGGGATATCGTCGAGAGGGACCTCGAGGGGACCATCTCCAAGCTGATTCCGTTTCTCTCCGAGAACGCGACCGAAGCTACGGTGCTCGCCCCTACCTCGGCTCCCAAGGAGGAGAAGGTCGCGACGCCTCCTCCCCCCGAGTCAGCCGCGGATGCAGAAGCGAAAGCAGCCGGTGAGAAGGAGAGCGCACCCGCCGATACCGGTGCGCCCACAACGGCAGCCGCGGCGCCGGTGGCGCAGCCCAAGCCTCAGCCGGTCAAGGAGCCGCAAAAGCCTGCCCCCAAAGGGGAGGAGCTGGCCGACAACTCCACCGTGCGCGTCGACGTGAAGCGCCTGGACGACCTGATGAACCAGGTCGGCGAGCTGGTGCTCGAGCGCAACCGGATGATCCAGCTGCACAGCGACTACCAGACGGGTCTCGACCCCACCGGCTTCGGCGATGATTTCGGGAAACTCTCCAAGAGGCTCAACTTCGTCACCTCCGAGCTGCAGATGCAGGTTCTCAAGATGCGGATGCTGCCGGTGGAGAAGGTCTTCAAGAAGTTCCCGCGCATCGTCAGGAATCTGGCGCGCGACCTCGGCAAGGAAGTGGACTTGGTCATCATCGGCGAGGAGACCGAACTCGACCGCTCCGTCGTCGACGAGATCGGGGACCCCTTGATCCACCTGATCCGCAACGCCCTGGACCACGGCCTGGAAACTCCGGACCAGCGCCTTTCCGCCGGCAAGGACCGCACCGGCACCGTGGTCCTCTCCGCCGCCCACGAGGGGAACCAGATCGTCATCAGCATCAAGGACGACGGCCGGGGCATAGACCCCGAGCGGATCTCGAAGAAGGCGCTGGAGAAGGGGCTCGTCACCGAGGAACAGCTCGCTTCCATGGGGAACCGCGAGATCCTCGACCTCCTCTTCCTCCCGGGCTTCTCGACCAAGGAGCAGACCACCGACCTCTCCGGCCGCGGCGTCGGCATGGACGTGGTGCGCACCAACATCAGGAAGTTAAACGGCATCATCGAGATCAAAAACGACGTCGGGCACGGCACCGAGTTCATACTGAAGCTCCCGCTCACCCTGGCCATCATCCAGTCCCTGCTGGTGGAGGTGGAGAAGGAGGTCTACTCCATACCGCTTGCGTCGGTCATCGAGACCATGCGGGTGAGCAAGAGCGAGTTCCACATGATCGGCGGACAGGAAGTGCTCAAATTGAGGGACTCGGTGCTCCCGCTCCTGCGGCTGCAACAGACCTTCAGCTGCCAGGAGGTCTACACCGATCGCGACACCTGCTACGTGGTCATAGTCGGCGTAGCCGAGAAGCGCATCGGCCTCATCGTCACCAGGCTCCTGGGGCAGCAGGAGGTCGCCATCAAGTCGCTGGGCAAGTTCCTGGCCAATCTTCCTGGCATCGGCGGTTCAACCATCATGGGCGACGGGCGGGTGGCACTGATCGTGGATCCGATCGGTCTGATCGGGGGCGGGGCAGCCTGA
- a CDS encoding CheR family methyltransferase, whose product MALDMKPFDAKAAPKINEKDFEQLRDYIYNVCGIYFHSSKKYFLESRLARRMEATGCKSHGDYYQYVRGAATGRTELTKLLDEITTNETCFFRNMPQLTALENKFLPEIVAAKGKIGFKKLRIWSAGSSSGEEAYTMAMIFLEKRATLLKDWIIEIVGTDINETVLAQAKEGVYNSYSVRNTPDYYLKKYFKEEAPGKFLLSPEVKKLATFSQLNLYDDNKMLFMKSFDFIFCANVLIYFDTSSKSKVVQHFYNNLQPYGYFFVGQSESLHGVNDKFRTVHFPGGFTYNK is encoded by the coding sequence ATGGCATTAGACATGAAACCATTCGACGCGAAAGCGGCCCCGAAGATCAACGAAAAGGACTTCGAGCAGCTTCGGGACTATATATATAACGTCTGCGGCATCTACTTCCACAGCAGCAAGAAGTACTTCCTTGAGAGCCGGCTGGCCCGGAGGATGGAAGCTACCGGCTGCAAGAGCCACGGCGATTACTACCAGTACGTGCGCGGCGCCGCTACCGGCAGGACCGAGCTCACCAAGCTTTTGGACGAGATCACCACCAACGAGACCTGCTTCTTCAGGAACATGCCGCAGCTGACCGCGCTGGAGAACAAGTTCCTCCCGGAGATCGTCGCGGCCAAGGGAAAGATCGGCTTCAAGAAGCTCCGCATCTGGAGCGCCGGCTCCTCCTCGGGGGAAGAGGCCTACACCATGGCCATGATCTTCCTCGAGAAAAGGGCCACGCTGCTCAAGGACTGGATCATCGAGATCGTCGGCACCGACATCAACGAGACGGTGCTGGCCCAGGCCAAGGAAGGGGTCTACAACAGCTACTCGGTGCGCAACACCCCCGACTATTACCTGAAGAAGTACTTCAAGGAGGAGGCGCCCGGAAAGTTCCTGCTCTCCCCCGAGGTGAAAAAGCTCGCCACCTTCAGCCAGCTGAACCTTTACGACGACAACAAGATGCTCTTCATGAAGAGCTTCGATTTCATATTCTGCGCCAACGTGCTGATTTACTTCGACACCTCGTCCAAGAGCAAGGTGGTCCAGCATTTCTACAACAACCTGCAGCCTTACGGCTATTTCTTCGTGGGGCAGTCCGAGTCGCTGCACGGGGTGAACGACAAATTCAGGACCGTACACTTCCCCGGCGGGTTCACCTACAACAAGTGA